The sequence below is a genomic window from Methylocystis sp. IM3.
GCTCAGCGCCGCGGCGGTCGACAAGCTCGATCCCCTGAAGCGCGTTTCCGATCTCAACCGCGACGTCGCGGCCGTGGGCGTCGGCAATACGATTTGCGGGCTGATCGGCGGCCTGCCGATGATCGCGGAGATCGTCCGCAGCTCCGCCAATGTGAACAATGGCGCGCGCACCGGCTGGGCGAATTTCTTCCACGGCCTGTTCCTGCTCGTCTTCGTGGCGCTGTTTCCCAAGCTGATCCACGAAATTCCGCTCGCCTCCCTCGCGGCGCTGCTGGTCTTCACCGGCTACCGGCTCGCCTCGCCGCGCGAATTCAGGAAGACGCTCGAAATCGGCTGGGACCAGCTCGGCGTCTTCGTCATCACCATTATCGGCGTTCTCGCGACCGATCTTCTGGTCGGCGTGGCGATCGGCGTCGTCGCCGAACTCGTGTTCCACTTCTGGCGCAGCATCGATTGGCGCAATGTGGTCAGGCTCAGCCGTACAATCGAGGAGCGGGAGCCGGGCGTCTTCCATGTCCAGGTGGCCGGCGCCGCTTTTTTTGGCAACTTTCTTGCATTGAAAGGCGACCTCGCGACGATCCCGCCGGGCCGGACGGTCATCTTCGATCTCTCCGGCACGTCGACGATCGACCACACTGTCATGGAGAATCTGCATCACTTCTGCGACGACTATCGGGGCAAGGGCGGCCACGCCGAGATCAGGGGTCTCGATCAGCTCGTTGCAAGCTCGAAGCATCCGCTGGCGCCGCGCAAGCGCGCCGCCTAGGCGCCCAGGCGCCGGGAAGGACGGTCAATGTTGCTGCAATTTGCGCTTTTCTGCGTCGTCGCCCTGTTTGGCGCCGGCGCGATGTCACTCTATTGGCGCGCGCGGGCGGACGTGCAGAGCCTGGTCTACGGGTTGAGCGGCGGTCTGTGCGGGGCGATCTTTCTCGCGGCGGTCGCGCCGAGGGGCGCCGATGCGTTGACGACGACGCTGCCGCTGGGCGTTCCGTGGATCGGCATGCACTTCCGGCTCGATTCCCTGAGCGCATTCTTCCTCGCCGTCGTCGATCTCGGCGGCGCCGCGGCGAGCGCCTATGCCATCGGATATGGCGCGCACGAAAAAGATCCCATGCGCATCCTACCGTTCTTTCCAGCCTTCATCGCCGCGATGAACATGGTGGTTCTCGCCGACGACGCCTTCACTTTCCTCGTCGCCTGGGAGTTCATGTCGCTGACTTCCTTCGCGCTGGTGATTGCCCATCACCATCAGGCGGAAAACCGGGCGGCCGCCTATATCTATCTGCTCATGGCGAGTTTCGGCACGCTCTGCCTGCTCATGGCCTTCGGTCTTTTGGCCGGCGCCGCCGGCGCCTATGACTTCGCGTCCATCCGCGCCGCCGAGCTCGATCCCTGGAAGAAGGGCCTGGCGCTCGCCCTCGTCACGCTCGGCGCCGGCTCAAAGGCGGGCCTCGCGCCCTTGCATATCTGGCTGCCGCTCGCCCATCCCGCCGCGCCGAGTCATGTCTCGGCGCTGATGAGCGGCGTGATGACCAAGGTCGCGATTTACGGCTTCATCCGCATCGTCTTCGATCTTCTGGGGCCGCCTGCCTTCTGGTGGAGCGTCCATCCGCTGGTCTTCGGAGCCGCCAGCGCGCTCGTCGGCGTTCTGTTCGCAACCGTGCAGAGCGATTTGAAGAAGCTCCTGGCGTACAGCACGATCGAGAACGTCGGGATCATTTTCATCGCGCTTGGCCTCGCGCTCGCCTTCAAGGCGAATGGCCAGACGCTCGCCGCGGCGCTCGCCTTCACCGCCGCGCTGTTTCATGTCTTCAACCACTCCTTGTTCAAGGGCGCGCTGTTCTTCGGCGCGGGCGCCGTGCTCGGCGCGACCGGCGAGAGGAACATCGAGCGTCTGGGCGGCCTGATCCGATCCATGCCCAAAACCGCCTTCGTGTTTCTGGGCGCCTGCCTCGCCATCGCGGCGCTTCCGCCGCTCAATGGCTTCGTCTCCGAATGGCTGATCTTTCAGGCGATCCTGCTCAGCCCCACGCTGCCGCAATGGGTGTTGAAACTCACGATCCCCGCCGTCGGCGTGACGCTCGCGCTGAGCGCGGCTCTTGGAGCCGGGGCCTATGTGCGCGCCTTCGGCGTCGTGTTTCTCGGGCGCCCGCGTTCGGAGGCCGCGAAGGGGGCGCGCGAAACCGATCGATGGTCGCTCGGCGCGATGTCGGCGATGGTGTTTCTATGTCTGCTCGCGGGCGTTCTGCCGAGCCTCATGATCGACACCATCTCGCCGGCGGCCGCGGCCTATGTCGGCGGGCGCATGCCGGCGCAGAGCCAGATCGGCTGGCTCTCCATCGCCCCGATCGCCGAAAGCCGCAGCTCCTATAACGGCTTCCTCGTCCTCGCCTTCATCCTCCTGTCGTCGCTGGGCGCCATGCTGACGATCAGGTCGATCTGGCCGCGTCCCCTGCGCCGCGCGCCGCCTTGGGACTGCGGCTACATAGACCCCTCGCCCTTCACGCAATACACCGGCAGCAGCTTCGCGCAGCCGGTCCGGCGCACCCTCGGGAATATCGCTTTCTCGGTGAAGGAGCGGCTCGACATGCCAGCGCCCGGCGACACGCGCGCCGCGCATTTTACGATCGACATTGGCGATCGTTTCATCGCCTATCTGTACGAACCGCTGGGCGAGGCCGTGAACTTCTGCGCAAAGCGGCTCAATTTCGTGAGCTTCCTGTCCATCCAGGAATATCTCGCGCTCGTCTTCGCCGCCCTCGTCCTCATGCTCGTCATCGTGGCGCTATGATCGGCTTTCTCTTCGATTTCATCGCGCAGGGCGCGCAAATGGCGCTGGTGCTGGCGCTCTCGCCGGTGCTGATCGGCTTCACCCGCAAGGTCAAGGCGCGTCTGTTGCGCCGGCGGGGCGCGCCGATCCTCCAGCCCTGGTACGATCTCATCCGTCTTTTCCGCAAGGAGACGGTGCTCGCCGAGGATGCGTCCTGGCTCTACCGCGCCGCGCCCTACATCATCTTCGCGACGACCTGGGTCGCGGCCTCCCTCGTTCCGACCTTCGCGACCGGCCTGATGTTCAGCTGGACGGCGGATCTCATCGCGCTCGCCGCGCTGCTGGGCGCTGGCCGCTTCTTCCTGGCCCTCGCCGGAATGGACGTCGGCACGAGTTTCGGCGGCATCGGCGCGAGCCGCGAGATGATGTTCGGCTCTCTCGCCGAACCCGCGACGATCATGATCGCCTTCGTCGTCTCGCTGATCGCGGGTTCGACGCAGCTCTCCGAGGTCGCGGCCTATATGGCGTCCGACTTTTCGCTGCGCGTCTCGGTGCTTTTCGCCCTCATCGGCCTCGTCATCGTCGCCATCGCCGAGAACGGCCGCATCCCCGTCGACAATCCGGCGACGCATCTCGAGCTGACGATGGTGCATGAGGCGATGATCCTCGAATATTCGGGACGCCATCTCGCAATCATCGAACTGGCCGCGGCGCTCAAGCTGCTGCTTTATGTTTCGCTCATTGGCTGCGTCTTCTTTCCCTTCGGCCTCGCGCCGCATGACGCCGGCCTCGCCGCCATGGGCGTCGGCGTGCTGGCCTATGTCGCCAAGCTCGCCGTCGGAGGGTTCCTTCTCGCCTTCTTCGAGGTTTCGACCGCGAAGATGCGGGTCTTCCGCGTGCCGGACTTCCTGGGGGCCGCGCTGATGCTCGGCCTTCTCGGCACGTTTCTCGTCTTCGTCACGCGGAGCCTTTGATGGCCCATCTCTCGCTCGATATCGCACAGCTGCTTGCGGGCTCGCTGGTGCTGGTGAGCTTCATGCTCCTTTATCAGGACCGGCTCTCGGGACTGATCAATATCTTCGCCCTGCATGCCTTCGTTCTGGCGCTCTCCGTCGCCTGGCAGGCCTATGTGCAGCAGGCGCCGCATCTTTACGTCACAGCGGGCATCGCCCTCGTCTTCAAGGCGATCGTCATCCCCTTCAGCCTGCGCGCCATCATCAAGCGTCTGCGCATTCACCGGACGGTGGAGATCGTCGGCGGGATCGGCTGGACGATGTTGATCGGCATGTTCCTCATGGCGCTGTCGCTCGTCGTCATGCTGCCGGCGACGGCGGCGGCCGATCCCTTCGCGCGCGAGGATCTGGCCTTCGCGCTCGCCATCGTGCTTCTGGGCCTGCTCATGATGGTGACCCGGCGCAACGCCGTAAGCCAGATCATCGGCTTCATGTCGCTGGAAAACGGCCTGATCCTCGCCGCCGCGGGCGCCGACGGCATGCCGCTCGTCGTCGAGATCAGCGTCGCCCTGTCCGTCCTTGTCGCCTTCATCGTCATCGGAGTGTTTCTGTTCCGCATTCGCGAACGCTTCGATACGGTTGATCTTTTCGAACTTGATCGCGTCCGGGGGGAGCGCCGCTGATGCCGGAATTCCTGATGTTGTCCAATGCTCTGGTGGTTATTCCGGCGACCGCCGCCGCCATCCTCGCCTTCGAGCCCGACTACAAGCGCGCCGCGCAGATCAACATGGCGGCTTCCGGCGCGACGCTCGTCTTCGCCCTGCTGCTCCTCCTGAAGGGAAGTGAGACGGGCAGCTTTCTCTTCGTCGACGATCTCAACATCGTCTTCGTCGTGCTCTCGACCTTCGTCGGCCTGACGACGAGCGTCTTCAGCGCGAGCTACATTCGTCACGAAATGGAGACCGGCCGGCTGTCGGCCGGCAATCTGCGTTTCTATCACGCAATGTATCAGACGCTCATGTTCTCGATGAACCTCGCGCTGCTCGCGAGCAACATCGGGCTGATGTGGGTTTCCGTGGAGGTCGCGACGCTGACGACGGTGATGATGGTCGGCGTCTACCGCACCCGCGACTCGCTCGAGGCGGCTTGGAAATATTTCATTCTCGGCAGCGTCGGCATTGCGCTGGCGCTCTTTGGCACGATCCTCGTCTATATGGCGGCCGAGCCGGTCTTGGGACAGGGCTATGACGCGATGGTCTGGTCGTCGCTGATGCAGCAGGCCGCCCATTTCAGCCCCCGGCTGCTCAATGTCGCCTTCGTCTTCCTCATGCTCGGCTACGGCACCAAGGTCGGCCTCGCGCCCATGCACGCCTGGCTTCCCGACGCCCATGCGGAAGGCCCGACGCCGATCTCCGCGGTTCTCTCCGGCCTGCTGCTGAATGTCGCGCTCTACGCCGTTCTGCGCTTCAAGATGCTGCTGACGGCGAACGCCATGGCCATCACGCCGGGGCCGATGCTGATCACGCTCGGCCTCGCCTCGGTGCTCTTTTCTGCCTTCATGCTCTATCGCCGCGACGACGTGAAACGGCTCTTCGCCTATTCCTCGATCGAACACATGGGCGTCATCGCCTTCGCCTTCGGCGTCGGCGGGCCGCTCGCAAATTTCGCCGGCCTGCTTCATATGGCGATGCACAGCCTCACCAAGTCGGCGATCTTCTTCGCCGTCGGCCAGATCGCCCAGGCCAAGGGAACGCAGAAGATCGCCGACATCCGCGGGCTGACCCAGAGCCATCCGCTGCTCGGCTGGGGGCTCGTTGTCGGCGTGATGGCGATTTGCGGGATGCCGCCGCTCGGCGTCTTCATGAGCGAATTTCTCGTCGTGAGTTCGGCATTCTCTCGCGCGCCCTGGCTCGCGGCGCCGCTCGTGCTCGGTCTGCTCGTCGCTTTCGGCGCCTTGCTCATGCGGCTCATCGGCATGGCCTTCGGAGAGCCCTCGAAAAGCGTCGGCGAAGTCGAGGCCTCCTCCATTCCGCTTTTCGCTCATCTCGCGCTCGTGCTCGTGGCCGGGCTTTATCTGCCCGCCTATCTCGTCAGCTGGTTCGAAAATGTTGCGCGTCAGCTGGGCTAGGCGCAGGAGATGACGATGCTCTTCAATCTGAAACGCGAGACCGGCGAAGCGCCGCCGCCGTCCGCCTGCCGTCCCTTTGCGCGCGAGGATGTCGACCCGGGCCAATGGCAAGGAGCCGTGCGTGAGCTCGTCGAGGGGAAGGCGGATTTCTTCAGCCTCTGGAGCGACGGGGCGCAGGTCTATCTGGCGCTCGCCGACCGCGAGACTTATGCGCTGCGCATTCTCGCCCTCGCCTGTCCCGATCGGCGTTTTCCCTCTGTCGCCGGGCTGCATCCCCCGGCGCTGAGGCTGGAGCGCACGATCTGCGACCTCTACGGGCTGGACGCGGAGGGCCTGCCGGACAAGCGGCCCTGGCTCGATCACGGCCGCTGGGGCCTGCGCCATCCCTGCGGCGACGCTGAGCCGCTCGCGACTGCGAGCGAACCTTACGCGTTTTTGCCGGCGGAGGGCGCGCCGCTGCATCAAATCCCGGTCGGGCCCGTTCACGCCGGCATTATCGAGCCGGGCCATTTCCGCTTCTCGGCCAACGGCGAGGTGGTCGTAAGGCTCGAGCAGCGGCTGGGGTTCGTCCACAAGGGAATAGACAGTCTGATGGCCGGCGCGCCGATCGAGCGCGCCGCGAAGATCGCCGCCCGCGTCTCGGGCGACAGCACCGTCGCATACAGTCTCGCCTTCGCGCGGGCCGTGGAGGCGGCATTGGGCGTCGAGGCGCCGCCGCGCGCCGTCTGGCTGCGCGCGTTGATGGCCGAGCTCGAGCGGCTCGCCAATCATTTCGGCGACATTGGCGCGATCTGCAATGACGCCGCCTTCTCGCTCATGCTCGCCCAGTGCGGCCTCGTCCGCGAGCGGCTGCTGAGAAGCGCCGCCGCCTGTTTCGGCCACCGGCTGATGATGGACCGGATCGCGCCCGGCGGGGTCGTCGCGGATCTCGCGGAGGACGGCGTCGCCGCGCTGCGCGCCCTCATGGAATGGATCGCGGCGATGACGCCGCGCCTCATCAGCCTTTATGGCGACACCACCTCCCTGCAGGACCGCACCGTCGCGACGGGCGTTCTGAGCGAGGCGCTCGCGCGCCAATATGCCTGCGGCGGCTTCATCGGCCGCGCCTCGGGGCGGGCCTTCGACGCGCGCCGCGCGATCGGCTACGCGCCTTATGAGGAGCTGTCCTTCGATCTCGGGGCCTCGACCGACGGCGACGTCGACGCCCGCGTCTGGGTGCGGTTCGACGAGGTTCATGCATCGATCCAGATCGTCGAGCAGATTCTCGATCGTCTGCCGCATGGGCCGATAAGGGGGGAAATCGCCGCGCCGGCGGCAAGTTGCGAGGGGGCGGCTCTCGTCGAAGGTTTCCGTGGCGATATTTTTGTCTGGCTGCGGCTCGACACGGAAGGACGCGTGGAGCGCGCGCATCTTCGAGATCCGTCCTGGCTCCAGTGGCCGCTGCTCGAAGCCGCGATCAGGGGCAATATCGTCGCGGATTTCCCCCTGTGCAACAAATCCTTCAACTGCTCCTACTCGGGGCACGACCTCTAGGAGGGGGCGGATGCGTAAGTTTCTTTTCCAGGGCCTCTTCCGCGGCGCCCTGACGGAGCCGCCGCCCTTGCCTGACGACGCCATGCTGGCGGAGCTCGGACGGGCTCTCGAAAAAAACGCGCGTGAAAAACTCGGGCGGAGCCTGTCGATTCGAGAGGTGGACGCCGGCTCCTGCAACGGCTGCGAACTGGAAATCCACGCGCTGAGCAACGCCTATTATGATCTGGAGCGTTTTGGCCTGCGCTTCGTCGCCTCGCCACGCCATGCGGACGTCCTCATGGTGACGGGACCGGTGACGAAAAACATGCGTGAGGCGCTGGAGCGGACTTACAACGCCGCGCCCGCCCCCAAATGGGTGGTGGCGGTCGGGGATTGCGCGTGCAACGGAGGCGTCTTCGCCGAAAGCTACGCCTGCGTGGGCGCCGTATCGAAGGTCGTGCCCGTGGATTTGCATATTCCAGGCTGTCCGCCCGATCCGGTTCAACTGCTGAAGGGATTGATCGCTCTGCTCGGCGCCGCGTAAAGAGCCTCCAAAGCAGCGCGCCTCCACAGCGGATCACGTGGCGGCGGCCCGGGGGCGCGACTGGCGCATTTTCCGCTCGGACCACAGCAAGAGCGTTCTCCTGATTGCGGTTTTTCAATCGGTTCGGGGAACAGGACGGTCAGTGGCGCCGTCATACTTCCGAAACAATCCCCGAGCACGGTCCAGTTTACGTCAAGCAACGCCCGCCTGCCCAGTTGACGGCCACCGTCAAAACACGCCTATGTGCAAGGGGCCGTCGAATTCGGGAAAACTCGCTTCTTCATGACGCTCGTATATAAGCTTCGGCAGCTGCCGCCGTACAAGAGGTTTATGGCGGCCGCGGCAGCCGCCTTGGTTCTGGCCGGCGCGCTCTGGGTTGCAAGATCCGGGAGCGATAATGCGGCCTCTCCGCATGCGGGCGGCAAGGCTGGCGGCGAGGGCGCCCAGATCGTCAGGAGCCAGGGAAAGATCTTCATTCCCGAAGGCTCCCCATATCGCGCCCGCATCGCCGTCGCGCCGGTCCAGCAGAAAAGCATCAGCCGCAGCAAACTGGTGACAGGAACCGTCGAGGCCGACCCGACCCGGACGGTCAAAATCCTGGCTCCGGTGGCCGGGCGCGTCGCCGCCCTGGATGTCGCACTCGGCGATACGGTGAAAAAGGGCCAAAGACTCGCGACCATCGACTCGGGCGATCTGGCGCAAGCCGTCGCCGACGCCGAGAAGGCGCGCGCGACGGTCAAGCTCACCAAGAGCGCCCTGGAGAGGGCGGTCGGGCTCAACAAGGCGGGCGGGTTGGCGCTGAAGGAGCTGGAGCAGGCGCAAAACGACTTCCATCAGGCGTCATCCGAGCTGAAGCGCGCCGAAGCGCGCCTCGAAGTGATTGGCGACAGCGGCACTGTATCTGGACAGCGTCAAATCGTTCTGACCTCGCCGATCGACGGGACGATCACTTCCCTCGACACCGCGCCGGGCGATTTCATCGACAACGCCACCGAGTCGATGATGACTATTTCCAACCTGGAGAAGGTCTGGGTGACCGCGAGCGTCCAGGAAAAGGATCTTTCCTTCGTCCAGAAGGACGAGCGCGTCGAGGTGTCGCTGCTCGCCTATCCCGGCGAGGTGTTCACCGGCCGCGTGCAGGTCATCAGCCAGTTGCTCGAAGCCGATACGCGCCGCAACAAGGTGCGCATCTCCTTCGACAACCCCTATGGGCTTTTCAAGCTGAACATGTTCGCAACGGTGCGTTTTTTCGCGCCGGCCGCCCAGAGCATTCTGGTCCCCCGCTCGGCCCTCTTCATCGTCAACGACACGACGAGCGTCTTTATCGAGGTTGCGCCCTGGACCTTCCAGAGACGACCCGTGATCATCGAATCCGACTACGAAGGCTCGACGATCATCCGTGGCCTGGAGCCGGGACAACGCATTGTGGTGCGCGGCGGAGTCTTGCTCAATGATTGAGCGCGCCGTTGAATTCTGCCTCCAGAGACGCCTCATCGTCATCCTGGCGACGATCCTCGTCTTCATCTACGGCCTCTATTCCTGGACCCAGCTGAAGCTCGAAGCCTATCCGGACGTGGGCGACGTGACGGTGATCGTCACGACGCAAGCCAGGGGACTCGCCGCGGAGGAAGTCGAGCAGCAGATCACCGTGCCGCTCGAGCGCGCGCTCGCGAGCACGCCCGGACTCGTCACGATCCGCTCCACCAGCACTTTCGCGCTTTCGCTGATCACGATGGTGTTCAAGGACGGGGTCGAAGATTACTGGGCGCGTCAGCGCGTTCTCGAGCGCGTCAGCCAGGTGCCCCTGCCGTCGAGCTTCCAGCCGGTTCTCGGCCCCTTGACCAGCCCCGTCGGCGAAATCCTGCGCTATGCCGTCGAATCCGACGAAAAGAGCCTCGCGGAGCTTTCCGAGATTCAGCGCTGGATCATCGTTCCCGCGCTCAATCAGGTACCTGGCGTCGCGAGCGTGGCGAATTTCGGCGGATTGACCCGGCAGTTCCAGCTCGAAGTCGACCCGCTGGCGCTCCAGCGTTACGGCCTGGGCCTTTCCGACATCTCCAACGCCATCACCAGCAACAGCGCGAGCTCTGGCGGCAGTCGCATCACGCGCGGGGAACAGTCTTATGTGATCCGCAGCATCGGGCTCGTGCGCGATCTCGAGGACCTGGGCAACATCGTCGTGACCGAAAACAAGGGCACGCCGGTCCTCACCCGCGATCTGGGGACGCCGCGGATGAGCAGCCAGGAGCGGGAGGGCGTTCTCGGCAAGGACCGTAGTTCGGACGCGATCCAGGGCACGATCCAGATGCTCAAGGGCGAAAACGCCCAGCAGGTTCTCAAGGCCGTGCACGAGCGGCTCGAGCAGCTCCAGGCCGAGCTCGCGCCGCAGGGCGTGCGAATTGTCCCCTACCTCGACCGCAACGAGCTCGTCGACGCGACCGTCGAGAAGGTCGGCCATACGGTGGGGGAGGGCGTGGCGCTCGTCTTCATCGTGCTCATGCTCTTTCTTGGCAGTGCGCGCAGCGCCCTCGTGGTTTCGGTGACGATCCCCATCGCGCTGAGCGTCACGTTCATCTTGATGAATCTGACGAGGCTGCCAGCCAATCTGCTGTCGCTCGGGTCGATCGACTTCGGCGTCATCGTCGACGGCGCCATCGTCGTCACGGAAGCGATTTTGCGCGTGCGCGAGCTCAATCCCACGCGGCCGCTGGAGACGGATGCGGTCCAGTTCGTCGTACGGCAGGTGGTCAATCCCATTTTCTTCGCCACGATCATCATCATCACGGCCTATCTGCCGCTTCTGGGCCTCGAACGCGTGGAGGCGAAACTCTTTTCTCCCGTCGCCTATACGATTTCCTACGCCCTGTTCGGCGCGCTCCTGTGCTCGCTGCTGGTCGTGCCCGGCCTCGCCTATATCGCCTTTAACAAGCCCTCGAAGGTTTTCCATAATGTCGTGCTCGAGCGGCTCCAGGCGAGATATGGGGAGCTGCTCGCCGCCTGCGTCGACAAGCCGAAGATCGTTTATGCCGCAGCCGGCGCGGCCTTCCTGGGCGTCATTGTCGCGGGCGCGACGATCGGGCGGGAGTTCCTGCCCAATCTCGACGAAGGCTCGCTCTGGCTTCAGGTGCAGTTGCCGAGCGGCATTTCCATCGGCAAGGCGCAGGAGATGGCGCGCGATCTCAGAAACGCCGTCCTCGAATTCCCCGAAGTCTCGTTCGTCGTCACCCAGATTGGCCGCAATGACGATCGCACCGACCCCTGGACCACGAGCCATATCGAGGCTCCGGTGGGGCTGAAGCCTTATCATGAATGGCCG
It includes:
- a CDS encoding efflux RND transporter periplasmic adaptor subunit, with translation MAAAAAALVLAGALWVARSGSDNAASPHAGGKAGGEGAQIVRSQGKIFIPEGSPYRARIAVAPVQQKSISRSKLVTGTVEADPTRTVKILAPVAGRVAALDVALGDTVKKGQRLATIDSGDLAQAVADAEKARATVKLTKSALERAVGLNKAGGLALKELEQAQNDFHQASSELKRAEARLEVIGDSGTVSGQRQIVLTSPIDGTITSLDTAPGDFIDNATESMMTISNLEKVWVTASVQEKDLSFVQKDERVEVSLLAYPGEVFTGRVQVISQLLEADTRRNKVRISFDNPYGLFKLNMFATVRFFAPAAQSILVPRSALFIVNDTTSVFIEVAPWTFQRRPVIIESDYEGSTIIRGLEPGQRIVVRGGVLLND
- a CDS encoding hydrogenase-4 component E, translating into MAHLSLDIAQLLAGSLVLVSFMLLYQDRLSGLINIFALHAFVLALSVAWQAYVQQAPHLYVTAGIALVFKAIVIPFSLRAIIKRLRIHRTVEIVGGIGWTMLIGMFLMALSLVVMLPATAAADPFAREDLAFALAIVLLGLLMMVTRRNAVSQIIGFMSLENGLILAAAGADGMPLVVEISVALSVLVAFIVIGVFLFRIRERFDTVDLFELDRVRGERR
- a CDS encoding efflux RND transporter permease subunit, which gives rise to MIERAVEFCLQRRLIVILATILVFIYGLYSWTQLKLEAYPDVGDVTVIVTTQARGLAAEEVEQQITVPLERALASTPGLVTIRSTSTFALSLITMVFKDGVEDYWARQRVLERVSQVPLPSSFQPVLGPLTSPVGEILRYAVESDEKSLAELSEIQRWIIVPALNQVPGVASVANFGGLTRQFQLEVDPLALQRYGLGLSDISNAITSNSASSGGSRITRGEQSYVIRSIGLVRDLEDLGNIVVTENKGTPVLTRDLGTPRMSSQEREGVLGKDRSSDAIQGTIQMLKGENAQQVLKAVHERLEQLQAELAPQGVRIVPYLDRNELVDATVEKVGHTVGEGVALVFIVLMLFLGSARSALVVSVTIPIALSVTFILMNLTRLPANLLSLGSIDFGVIVDGAIVVTEAILRVRELNPTRPLETDAVQFVVRQVVNPIFFATIIIITAYLPLLGLERVEAKLFSPVAYTISYALFGALLCSLLVVPGLAYIAFNKPSKVFHNVVLERLQARYGELLAACVDKPKIVYAAAGAAFLGVIVAGATIGREFLPNLDEGSLWLQVQLPSGISIGKAQEMARDLRNAVLEFPEVSFVVTQIGRNDDRTDPWTTSHIEAPVGLKPYHEWPSGETKAEFVRRLSERLRQLPGVDAGVSQPIIDNVNELVSGAHSALVVKVFGEDLREMRRIASEIVATLRETPGTTQTSIVQEPPIPQIAFHIDRTTAARYGINVADVANLIQTGVGGSPIGQIYVNDRSYDVTVRFPPEARNSPEALGNLLVNATSGAQIPLSQIAKISLQNGESAISHEKTKRALTVRVDYDNRDLSSYLADAQARIAKNVQFDPALYKLVWGGKFENQQRAQARLRVIVGAVLALMLVILYIGFGKMRHALLILAVVPLATFGGLVSLHIRTDSLNVATGVGFLALFGVAVQNGIIMVANLNRTTAVRVASARSRWVATGIGRDAMRREFVAAIRTGVMEGAAERFRPVLMTSTVATVGMLPAAMATGVGSDVQRSLATVIVGGLIVATLLTLFILPSFYFVTECFMRTRGEKFLQREGAAQR
- a CDS encoding respiratory chain complex I subunit 1 family protein, with the protein product MIGFLFDFIAQGAQMALVLALSPVLIGFTRKVKARLLRRRGAPILQPWYDLIRLFRKETVLAEDASWLYRAAPYIIFATTWVAASLVPTFATGLMFSWTADLIALAALLGAGRFFLALAGMDVGTSFGGIGASREMMFGSLAEPATIMIAFVVSLIAGSTQLSEVAAYMASDFSLRVSVLFALIGLVIVAIAENGRIPVDNPATHLELTMVHEAMILEYSGRHLAIIELAAALKLLLYVSLIGCVFFPFGLAPHDAGLAAMGVGVLAYVAKLAVGGFLLAFFEVSTAKMRVFRVPDFLGAALMLGLLGTFLVFVTRSL
- a CDS encoding hydrogenase large subunit, which produces MLFNLKRETGEAPPPSACRPFAREDVDPGQWQGAVRELVEGKADFFSLWSDGAQVYLALADRETYALRILALACPDRRFPSVAGLHPPALRLERTICDLYGLDAEGLPDKRPWLDHGRWGLRHPCGDAEPLATASEPYAFLPAEGAPLHQIPVGPVHAGIIEPGHFRFSANGEVVVRLEQRLGFVHKGIDSLMAGAPIERAAKIAARVSGDSTVAYSLAFARAVEAALGVEAPPRAVWLRALMAELERLANHFGDIGAICNDAAFSLMLAQCGLVRERLLRSAAACFGHRLMMDRIAPGGVVADLAEDGVAALRALMEWIAAMTPRLISLYGDTTSLQDRTVATGVLSEALARQYACGGFIGRASGRAFDARRAIGYAPYEELSFDLGASTDGDVDARVWVRFDEVHASIQIVEQILDRLPHGPIRGEIAAPAASCEGAALVEGFRGDIFVWLRLDTEGRVERAHLRDPSWLQWPLLEAAIRGNIVADFPLCNKSFNCSYSGHDL
- a CDS encoding NADH-quinone oxidoreductase subunit B family protein, with translation MRKFLFQGLFRGALTEPPPLPDDAMLAELGRALEKNAREKLGRSLSIREVDAGSCNGCELEIHALSNAYYDLERFGLRFVASPRHADVLMVTGPVTKNMREALERTYNAAPAPKWVVAVGDCACNGGVFAESYACVGAVSKVVPVDLHIPGCPPDPVQLLKGLIALLGAA
- the hyfB gene encoding hydrogenase 4 subunit B, with the translated sequence MLLQFALFCVVALFGAGAMSLYWRARADVQSLVYGLSGGLCGAIFLAAVAPRGADALTTTLPLGVPWIGMHFRLDSLSAFFLAVVDLGGAAASAYAIGYGAHEKDPMRILPFFPAFIAAMNMVVLADDAFTFLVAWEFMSLTSFALVIAHHHQAENRAAAYIYLLMASFGTLCLLMAFGLLAGAAGAYDFASIRAAELDPWKKGLALALVTLGAGSKAGLAPLHIWLPLAHPAAPSHVSALMSGVMTKVAIYGFIRIVFDLLGPPAFWWSVHPLVFGAASALVGVLFATVQSDLKKLLAYSTIENVGIIFIALGLALAFKANGQTLAAALAFTAALFHVFNHSLFKGALFFGAGAVLGATGERNIERLGGLIRSMPKTAFVFLGACLAIAALPPLNGFVSEWLIFQAILLSPTLPQWVLKLTIPAVGVTLALSAALGAGAYVRAFGVVFLGRPRSEAAKGARETDRWSLGAMSAMVFLCLLAGVLPSLMIDTISPAAAAYVGGRMPAQSQIGWLSIAPIAESRSSYNGFLVLAFILLSSLGAMLTIRSIWPRPLRRAPPWDCGYIDPSPFTQYTGSSFAQPVRRTLGNIAFSVKERLDMPAPGDTRAAHFTIDIGDRFIAYLYEPLGEAVNFCAKRLNFVSFLSIQEYLALVFAALVLMLVIVAL
- a CDS encoding hydrogenase 4 subunit F codes for the protein MPEFLMLSNALVVIPATAAAILAFEPDYKRAAQINMAASGATLVFALLLLLKGSETGSFLFVDDLNIVFVVLSTFVGLTTSVFSASYIRHEMETGRLSAGNLRFYHAMYQTLMFSMNLALLASNIGLMWVSVEVATLTTVMMVGVYRTRDSLEAAWKYFILGSVGIALALFGTILVYMAAEPVLGQGYDAMVWSSLMQQAAHFSPRLLNVAFVFLMLGYGTKVGLAPMHAWLPDAHAEGPTPISAVLSGLLLNVALYAVLRFKMLLTANAMAITPGPMLITLGLASVLFSAFMLYRRDDVKRLFAYSSIEHMGVIAFAFGVGGPLANFAGLLHMAMHSLTKSAIFFAVGQIAQAKGTQKIADIRGLTQSHPLLGWGLVVGVMAICGMPPLGVFMSEFLVVSSAFSRAPWLAAPLVLGLLVAFGALLMRLIGMAFGEPSKSVGEVEASSIPLFAHLALVLVAGLYLPAYLVSWFENVARQLG